The following proteins come from a genomic window of Carcharodon carcharias isolate sCarCar2 chromosome 10, sCarCar2.pri, whole genome shotgun sequence:
- the ift20 gene encoding intraflagellar transport protein 20 homolog: MAMEALGEAGLHFDELNKLRVLDPEVAQNTTELKEECKDFVEKIGQFQKIVGGLIEIVDQLAKEAENEKMKAIGARNLLKSVAKQREAQQQQLQALIAEKKMQLERYRIEYDALSKVEAEQNEFIDQFILQK, from the exons ATGGCTATGGAGGCCCTGGGGGAGGCCGGCCTGCACTTTGACGAGCTCAACAAACTGAGGGTCCTGGATCCTGAAGTGGCTCAGAATACAACCGAGCTGAAGGAGGAGTGCAAGGACTTTGTAGAAA aaATAGGCCAGTTCCAGAAAATTGTTGGTGGTTTAATTGAGATAGTCGATCAACTCGCTAAAGAAGCTGAGAATGAAAAGATGAAG GCTATTGGTGCTCGAAATCTTCTGAAATCAGTTGCTAAGCAAAGAGAAGcccaacagcagcagctccaAGCTTTAATAGCTGAAAAGAAAATGCAGCTTGAAAG GTACCGGATAGAGTACGATGCACTGTCAAAAGTAGAAGCTGAACAAAATGAGTTCATTGATCAGTTCATTCTACAGAAATGA